TAACATcatatcaaaatttaaattctggtatcatgacgAGCCTTGTGTTGCTGTTAAGCAGCTTTAAAGGCCTCGTTTGTTGAATGTAACCCTGCCTACGGTCTGACTCCACAGCAGCCAAACAGCGTCAAAGCAGGACCGTTAGCTTAGAGAGCTAACGTTAGCGAGAGGAAAACGGTGAAGCTACTGAGATtctttttgaagaaaataattcacttcAGTATGGTAAAATTAAATGTTAGCTACTCCGTCTGCCGGGCCACAGAGAAACAGGGGGCCCACCGAGGCAGCTTACCCTCTCTGTATTTCCTGCGCAGTTTTCTGTGGACGTTTTTGACGACCCCCGACAGCTTCTCCTGCTCCATCTTGCACGGTGCCTCATCAGGGATCGGCATGTAAAACAGCTCCCGGTGGTTTTCCGTCTCCCCTGTCTCAACATTGTCCCTGAGGTCCATAGCACCGTGCCGCCGATGCAGACTGCCTCCGCCAGTGTCTTCCCCTTTCCCCCAGCTGCAAACGGACCGGCGAACCGGTGCACCGACCAACAACAAGCAAGCTGGTTGGCTGATTATGACAGACACCCTTAGGAACTGACAGTCCGTCGACCAATCGGAGACCTGGAAGAGTACCTGCGTGCATGCCGTGATGCGTTTAAGTAAGACTTGTAAATCTCCCGATTCTCCTGAAGCTAAACAACGTATGACACATCAGAAAGTACTAAGTTTGCTGCTTGCCTTATTTAATCAGGAAAAACCTaattgagattaagaatctcatatacaagagtgtcctggccggCGTGTTGAAACTATTCAAATATTTCATCTCACTggattgaaataaataaataaatatatatataagtgATATATATATAAGTGAATACAACGAACAGACTGTTGTCTCAGACTCGTTTCTGttaacattttagcatttcataTTTATAAAACCAGTATTTATAAtcttatttgaatatttatcttATACGTTCCTACATTTATCTTCTAAATGGTTTCCTTTTTTCATGGTACTCTTTAGCAAATAATGCTTTTGAATCATTATGTAGGGTGAGTGTTtatcctcctaagaccctgcatgcaccATAATTCCtgcagtaaaaatgtttgagattaCTGACCAGAGTACTCATTAAATTTTAGGTAATTTGAATGAAATGTTGGTAAAATTTGCTATGAAGTTTTCAGGATGGACATTTGAGAGATATGTTTCTATTTTTGGATAGTTCATTGaaagttttgggggaaatttaattaaaaactataattttttttctacatttttttatttagaattttttgggggatttgggaaatttgtttggatgtttaggTAAATATGATATATTCAGTTATGCCCATGTACATCtgggaaatatattttttggttTTTGGGGATTGGATCTGAATTTTTAAGGTTAATTTCCTTTGATTTTCTTAGAGATATTTCCATATAATCTTGGGAAATTTACTTGTAAATCTTTGCAAATTTGGGACAGGAGTGGCctttgaaatttcaagaatttttctggaaatttcagggaatttgctCAGATGTTTAGGTGaattttctgtaattttcatggaatttgagGGAGATTATTTGCATGTGTTGGAATCTGAAAAGAAAGTTCAGGGGGAATCTGTTGAAATTTTAGAGGAGTTACAtggaatttttttgtgaaattttaacTGGACcatttaggctttatgataaagtttaactgaaaaattcAGGGAATACTCTTTATGTGTTacttttaaattatgtttaggAATTTTGTAATGTCAAAtatcatttagcagatgcttttgtccaaagtgaTGTATACCTGAGAGCAAATACAACACAAAGGTACTGCTATGCAGTATTAGAGGCAATGCACATGGTGAACAAAAgcttttttcacagaaatttcttTGAAATCCCAGGTAATTTATGTTGATTCtagaaagaaaaaatcaaataaattcaaAACTTTTAGTGTAACCTTTCTTTATGCTAGGCCTTAAAAAGTCCCTGTGATTCATCAtcaaaataagaagaaataTGACTCCACAATACCTCTCTCAATGACTAACAccatttcttactgactgaaaACGCCCAGCAACCAACCAACTGGCTGACACACAGCCAAAACATATGCTCTAAAACCTAttaagtgctgtttttttctgcagagacaCGAGATTTGAGGATATcattttttgggaaaaaaaactaattCCTGATCAAAGGCaaagctgagcttttaaacttatactGGTCCCACTAATCCctaataagtgggagaaactaaaaatgcattagaAACAAAAGCTTACTGTATATGTCAGCACAATTCACCATGCACATAGTGAGTTAGATGTTAAGTTATTTATAAGCAAAGCAGTCAAGACCAAAACCATGCTTGAACATGCAAGAACATGTTAACAACCTACATTTCTTGGGAAAAGACATAAatcattcaaactttatttttaaagcaccaattcataacaaAAGTtatatcaagacattttacaaaaataaaaggtcTAGTCTATACTCCTTGTTATGTTTTATACAAAGATCCaaaccatgagctcagcaccaagaaacatttagcaaagttacAGTCACAAGAAAAAGCCTTtcaacaggcagaaacctcgaGCAGAGCAGACCCCTGTCTACCATACATCTGCCAAAACTGTGTTGGGGTTGTGACAACAACACATAAAACAAGCTCAGCTTCCTGCTACATCAAATGAGATAATCTGATTAGACTCTCAGGAAGGATCTAGTCTGCAAAATAGATTTGTTATTTTAGAGAGATTGAACATAAGCATGAGGGCACTGGGAAAATAGTCCCCCGAAACAGACCAGACAAATATCTATTTAATAGTCAGATACTATTTCTTGTCAGGAATCTAAACAGCTGTGTAGTCTGTGGAGCTGCGTTAAACAGTATATTTGTCATTCTGACAAAGAGCACTTAATTCCGGTATGGGATGTTTTTGGCTCATAAAAACCAAACTACCATTGTCAAAACACCTTTGCAAGCTGTCTGTCATTTTTCCTTAAGCACTTTGGAATTTAGACAAAAGCTCTGTGAATTGTTAACAACACTGAACATCCTCGCTATAAGTCGACTCTTTCAAGGGAAAATGCAACAACAAAGCTGCATCTATGTAAAACAAAGATGTATAAGAGAGGTTTTGCACCAAAGGCATCAAATATAATGGAAAAACAGCAAGCACTGTTATGCTTTAATAATTAACAATCTGGACTCCACATTTCCCAAGACAACTCCCTGTAATCTATGTACTTTATTTATAACTACAATTTTAACTTCAACACTTATATGGATTTGGCATTATCAAAAGAACAACATGGGCAGAAGTAATTTAAAGAAGTTCAGCTGTTGCACAAGAGAAAGTATATCCTTTTAATATATTTACTCTGATTCAACACTTACATAGATCTATGCTGAATATATGTCACTTAGGATAATTATAGCCACATTCAGGGATTTGTTTTCCAGACTGCTGTTATAAATTCTTTGAAACCCTCTGCAAGAACATGACTATCCCTCCCCTCCAAAAATAACACATAGCACATGTTGCTAACATCAGTTTGCTTTAACTGTAGCAGCAGCTCAGCCTGCTTTATGCACTGATACTGTTATGATCTCTCAGTAAATAAACCATAAATCTGCATCTATACAAGTCAATATTCACAAAACTCTTGAACAGGACAAATTttgtaaggaaaaaaaagccacaaaacaTGTAGTTTCTTATACatactctctttctctctatggTGTCACTGAAGAATTTATGCGTCTTAATTTGTATAATAAACAGTATTTTCATTCATATATCCTATCTAATAAGACCTTATGTGAAAACACTGCTTTTTAGTTATATTCTGCATGGCTTTAGAGGTTATTCACCTACTCACAGTGCATTTCGTTCATCACTGCCCTCGAGTAATACCTGTCCTAGAAAGAGGTCAGACTGGCATCTATGTGGAGATGAAGACATTGAACGGGCTGCTATGCGATGTAGCTGTTATCAGAATATGTAGTTGAACAGGTGCAGGGTTCAGCCAGGACAGTCTGATGATACAAGGCCAAAATAAGCTCCACCTGCACAGATAATAAAATCAATTGCATTTGCACTCTTACGTGTAGTTAAAAGGGAATAAAAGGTGGTGTCATGTAAGCAAGTAAACAAATTATATAACCTTTCTGAGTGAAGTATTTGAGCATATATCCAATCTGTTACCAACCTTTGAAACTGCATGGTCTCATTATAATCCCCACGAGGTAGTCATAAATCCATGTTCCTGGCTTGAATTTGCATGTAGGGAAAGGTTAACTtttgcacaaacacacatactctTATAGTCCTTGTGTTGTCTTCTGGTTGCTAAAAATGCTCATCTAGGAAAAGTGAGTGGTAATCCTCACTGTGGACTGCCTGGAAATTCCCTGGCAAGTGCATAACTGCAGCTGTGTGCAGCTCAAAAACACAGCTAAAAGACAAAGCTCATCATGGCAGCAGGAATGCTACAGTGACTCTGATGCTTAAccaaaaaatgatttcaaacagGCATTACAAGCTGTCAGCGTGCTTAGCtaattttaatgtcaaactaAAGATGGCAGGACAGAAACGTGCCTGAATGTGGATTAAGGTTTGCTCTTTATTTAGACTTAGTCATGGTAATGAAATGTGTTATAATGCCAAAGGAAGTAAAGTCCTCAGTGGAGAAATGCCCGTACTTCCTCCACACtgcctgttttataaataaaaacttatGACACTTTTATTCCTTGACTCTTGGCTTTGCTAATAGATGGCTTTATCTCTTTCCCTAACAGTTGTACTGTTGTTTTTACTTTGGTCTTCATTCTTGTTGTGATTCTACAACACTTTGGTTAACTTTCAACATTTCACAATGTGCTAAAATAATTGGATTGGTTTAGTTTTGATATATTCTGCTCATTTTCTCGAGGTCTTGATTTACTTACCTTGTATCACCAGAGTTTCAAATGCACAAAATAAGACAAATTCAGACAAGTAAATTTTAATACATATGAACTTAATCTACCTCATAAATGGCAGCTCAATAAATGATGGTCTGGAGATCTCTGGGCCTATTGTTTTGTTTCCCATTGTGCCAGAAAATGATATTGTTATCACCaggaaataatttttttctatCAAGATAATGGGATAACTCAATCAATTATTGATAAAAGCTGATATGTTATCCTGAAATGAGAACATTTAAGCCAGTATCTCCAGAAAGCAACTGGACTTTACTCTATCACATAAAATGTATGGAAGCATTTTCAAGTTTAAGGCTTTCATggctaaaaaaaacagaaatactaAAAGAAATAACCACTCAAGAAGTTAAACTTTGTCCCCAGACCGTTTTGtttgtgcataaatatttattctCAAGCTACCCTTGAAAACATCACACAACATCGAAACAGTGCAAGCTCACACTTCCGCTGGTCTCCTTGATGCCGGACATATTTTAATACTGATAAGTGGTGATAACAAACCAAGATAAGAACATTTCAACACACtggaaacacaaacaataaTCCAAACTGTTGGGTCAGGATTCGgatgtttgtgcagttttgtATGACCACAGATCTCTCACATAACATACCCCTGATGGTAGTCATGTCCCCCCGCTAGACCCCAGGAAAGAAGGGTGAAGCCCTGTTAAGCAAATTTTGACGTGATTTTAGGGAATACAAATAGAATTTCACTGACTTTAAGTTTAGATTCACCTCAAAGAACTTAAGAGCAGCAAAGATGTTTACTATAGCCTTGTCAAAAATTTATATGGTGAATCAAAACAATAGGGCCAGAAGTGTAAAATATTTTACCCAAAGCATTTGTGCAAGTCTACTATTtatactgtaaatgtgaatggAATGAAAAAGTCATTTAACACATCACATCAATTGTCAAAATCCATTTATTCATCCCAGATGTTACTAATGACCTACACAAATAACACACAATACACTGATGACTTTTTAATTACACCTGAAATATGCAGAGAAGTGCTGAGCAGAAGCAATCAGTGTGAGCAATGGTCCATGACATTTGTCCACACTAAGCTTTATGTAcattaaagcataaaaaactGGTTCATACTCTTGACAACAGAGAGTTAGCATCCTCCCATAGGGATTATAGagaatttattttgatatgTGTCATATAAGCTTTACAGCAATGCCCATCATTATTCATTAGGGTAtggcttttcttctttttataccattttttcaagtAGACTATTATAAACTAGATCAGACTTGTTCAGATATCTTCAGATAAAAATATCCAGTGAAGTAATAACGTTGTGCAAATATggatttgtgtaaaaactacaaaaccTGAAGAGTTTTGTGGGTGTCATGCAAGCACTTTAGCTGTGTCTCAATTCAGGGGTAGCATTCTTCAAAGACCACTCAGGTTTATCTGAAATGAGACACTCCTGGTGCTGGTGGTTCTGGTGTCACCTGATCTGACTACAACCTGACCTTATAGTTTCGAAGCTCTGCTTCTAAGGTCACCCAACCTCAACAGCAGCACTGGGACTAGCTAACCTACTAATTTTGAGTAACCTTTTAACCAAAGTTAATTCGAAGTTTGTAGGTCACTTCaagtttttaacatttgttCTGGTAGCTACTGGACTGTGACAAATCAAACCCCGCGAGGCACTTCAATGTCAGTGTGGCGCTTAAAGGTGGGGCTGGCTTGCTTGGGCAGGGCCACTTGAGTGTGGCGTGGCCAAACTTGTCATGGAAATGCAAacagcacggcttggtttggctcagcGCAGCCAAAAGCCGTAGTGGAAACACCCCATACATGAATTCCTCATAAGTCAGGGAAAGAAGGAAACTTGTTCTGGCCACATCTGAAGGAGGCGTTGAAATGGGACAGCTATTGACGCTTTGCTATGATGCAACTGGTCTTCAAATGTGTCCTCTGAAGGATGGATCCACTGATTTGGGACATAGTTACAGTTTACTCTTTACCTTAAGAGTCAAAACAGTTAAAACTgttaaagttttacatttaaattcaaccgatcctttttctgtttttaaccgGCTGCCTCTCTCCTTGAAACCAAAGCCACACCAATGAAATCAAGTACAGCCCAAAACAAGCAAGAAAATCATAATGGTAGGCCACAACTAAAAATACCAAGAACAAGGTGGCATATAAAAATGCTTTCCCAATACTGCTACAGGAGAAAGTCTCTTTCCACCATGAGACTTTTCTGTTGATGCTTTCCTGTTCACTTTTTTCTGGTAGAGCTGCAATGCTGGGTTGGAAATCTTCTGTCTCTATGTCTACAAAATTTTCCTGAAGGCAGCTGACATTTTGATCTTCATCCAGAGATTCACTGATTGAGGGCATTGGTTTTGACAGCAGTTTACTTCTGTTCACAGGCGGCCTTTTGCCGATGCCAAATCCTGCAtctttgtttctgctcttttgggCCTTTTctccagcatgaacagccttcAGACAGTGCATGTACAACTCCACTTCATCGTCTGAGTCCGACTCTGACTCTGATGAAGCATCATGATGTCTTTGGTTGATGTCAGGATCATCGAGGAAAATGCATGAACCTCCCTCTGCGGCAATGGATTCATCCTCATCTACCTCAGCCATTGGTAGGTCAAGTGTGGCTTTTTCATTTCTCTTTAAATCTGCCTGTTTGTAAATTTCAGTTTGGAAGTGTGTATTTGtatgtgtattttctttttcaaatgcaCTCTCTTCCTGCACATTGTTCACCAGAGTGGATAAACCATCGACCTCTTTTTGGGTACTTTCTAACCCCTCTTCAAAATAGACTACTTCATTTTCCCCGTCATCTATTTTCGTGCTCTTTGACTCTGTATCTCTTGTCTTGGAAACTAGAACATCTTCGTTGCAGTCTGTGTTTTCCTCCCTTGTTTCTATCTCTGTACTTGCTTTATCTCCATCATTTAAGTCTGTTTCTTCCTCTCCCTGTCCTTCCTGAACAGTTGTTTGCTTTGTATCGACCTCTTGTATCTCTCcatggtgtttttctttttgtaacaCTGTCTTACGACTTACAGCTTCCTCTCCAGGTGTCTTTTCCATCTCAGAGGCTTGAATATTTCCCTTCTCAACCTCTTCTCTATCTTTTCCTGCAACAATTCCCCAAATTTCTTCCTCAACAAACCTCTGATTTTCCACAAAAGCAACTGCAGCattgttctttttctctctcgCGGCTACAATCTCCCACATGAGTTCCTCCTTCATTTTCTCTTGTCTTTTCTCTGCTATATCTCCATCTTGTATTTCTAATGCCACCTCAACCCCCTCATCCTCCAACTCTTCTTCATGGTCTTCCTCTACAGCTTCAATATCCCCTGCTTTCAAACTAATTTCCTCACTTTCTTCTTCCCCgataaaaatgtttatctcctcttcttcaaCCATCATTTCCCAGTTCTTAATCTCTGTAGCATCTCCTGAACAAAAGTCCCCCAAATTAAGATTCTCACTCTTTTCTGGAACAGTAATTCCTTCTTTAAGATTATCCTCAAGCTCCATAATTATGTCACCATgtttctgatggccactcagaATCACTGAATCAGCTTTCTCATCAATTACCTCAGTTTCAGTGGGCGTTATTGTTTCCTCTGCATATGATTTCTTCACCTCTTTATTCTGCTCTTCCACATCCtcagtttcctttttaatttcAGGAGAAGTCTGAGGTGCTGTGACATCTTTTCCCAGCATTTCCAAAGAAGAATCAAAGTTATGCACTGTGTCTTTAGTATATGAATCACTGATGCAGTTAGGAATCAGTGCATGCAAAGCTTCTAAAGCTGTATCATCCTCTGATGCAATGATGGTAATtgatttggttttgttttggccAAAATCATGGTCATCTTTTGCTTTGgtgctgctgctctgctccTTAACTTCATCACTAAAATGATCTGATTCACTTTGAGAGGGTTCAAGTGGCATAAAAGATGTTTCCAGACTGGTCATGTAGTTTTGTGTTTCAATTTGTTCAAGTAATTCATCAAAGTTGGTTGtcatttgtttacatgtttgctCTGAGGGTTTAGTTTGTTCTGTTTCTACTGAGGGTTGGAAGTCAAGGGTGAGATtgtcttcctgtttttctccttGGAGATCTGCACTCTCAGTGGACATTTGTGGGTCCAACACATCTGTATCTAAAATCTCACCAGTATGAGGCTGTaattctgtccctgcttttGGCTCTTGAAATGAATTTGTGCATCTCTGTATCTTGTTTGAATCCTGATAAGTTTGAGCATCGACCAGGATGACATTTTGTGCTCCACTTAAAGATGTCTCTTCTTCCATGGAAGGAAAATGTACAGAAGCATCTTGGCATTCTTGATTTGATGATTCAAAAGTCTTGTCAACATTCCTCtgagctttgtcaacaacagCACAAGCTTGGGTTTGAATGATGCAGGTGatgtctgttgtttcagtgtaaGTGAAATCTTCAACATCTGGTTTAGCCTTTACTGGAtcttgatgatcagctgatatcTCATTTTCAGTTCCTGCTCTGCCAAACACCTGATGATACAGCGGAGCTACCACAGTTCCAAATGTGAAGCTGTTAGATTGACTCACAAGACCTTCACTGCTTTCTGCTGCCCGCTGATTCAGCTGTATGGCTTTTGGAGCAGCGTTGTTTTTACATTCACAATACAGATTTTCCTTCTGACTGCTCTCCTCAGGTCTGGTGACCCATTTCTCAAGATTCTGGCACTCTGCAGGAGCAGGCTCGTCATTAGACTGTAAAGTGTTGTCTACGATATCTGAGGCACTCTCACCTCTTGGTAATGTTGATGAGTCAGCCAAATTGATGCTCTCAGATTTCTCTGTCTGGCTGTTTGAGTTGAAGTCGTGTGCTGGTGACATATTCTGCAGCACATCATGGAGGGGGTTCTTGCTTGTTTCCAGAGACTCCAAAACCAACTGTGAACTTTGGGTGATGCTGCTCCCTTCAGAAAATGTCTCCACATCGGAGCGCTTCTCCTCTGGACCTGTCTGATCGGTTTCTGCAGATGATTCATCACTCTCAGCGTCAATGCCTCCATTTCTCTGAGCAAAATAGTCCCTCACCCGAGCCATCCTTGCAGCCTTTCTGCGACTTCTTCGGCTGCTGTTCCGTTTGCTCTTGGCCTGTCAAACAACAACAGGGATAGTTTTAGTTTACTTAGCACACACAATAGGTATGCTGTTTAAAAAAGCCAAGAAGGATGACATTTAAAGCTGCATACCACACAGTAACATGCTCAAACACTACAAACACTATCcttgtttgcatttttgataaaatacagaaacatttcagctaAGAAAAATGAAGGAGAATAAAAATTGTatgcaaatgaaataaaagacacttgtgtttgaagaaaaagaaaagtacaAGGTGTCCTTTAGGTGTACAGTACAGCATGTTACAGTAGTGCTACCCAAGTCCTGCTCATGTGACATTCACTCAGAAAGTGCACCGAGGTCATGTTAATGTTTCTGTTCCTCCTGAATATCACAGACACACATTGGCATTTTTAAGAGccctaaaacaacaaattagtCTTCAGTATTGTTTAAAATACTTTGCAGTGTCTAGTGAGAAGGGTTTATAAAATGTACCTTAGTAATGCTAACTCTACCTTCAAACACACTTGTTTTGCAAGCACAAATTCATTAGAGTGGCAATTTAAGTCAGCATATAACAAATGGAGGTCAAACACTAGCTGTATAGAAATGTTTTGGTCTATTTGTACCAAAAATGAACGCTCACACACTCACCAGTGTTTTCAGATCATCTTCCTCCGATGTTCCTGACTGACCTTCAGAGATTTGTTTGACCTTTACTGTGTCCACTTCCTCTATATGTTTCGACACATCTGGAGAcatatatttgacatttatacTGATTCTGCACTACACagccactttttctttttgattacTTTCAAGTTAATTTCACAACATGCAACATGCGTATTCAcctgttttgtcattttcctgAAGTGACACTTCCATTGCTGAAATGTCCTCCACAGTGGAGAAGTTCTGACTGTCAATAAAACAGCATCAGTCAGTCTTAATCCATCTGTCGTCTCAGAGTTCTCTCTGTGACTGTAACCGATCAACAAATCAAGTATGGCTGTAGTACTAAtagacattttttcatttcagaggAAACATTACATGTGGCTTGTTTGATGTTGCTTATGACTGTAAATGTAATAGCTcatgtttgattaaaaagaagACTTTAAGATATTTCTCCATTCAGAAACCACCTGAATTAGTTTCACTATCACCGCAAGTGATgatagggctgaatgattttggaaaataatcttattgagatttttttcccccaatattgcaa
The sequence above is a segment of the Cheilinus undulatus linkage group 9, ASM1832078v1, whole genome shotgun sequence genome. Coding sequences within it:
- the ppp1r3ab gene encoding protein phosphatase 1 regulatory subunit 3A isoform X1, whose amino-acid sequence is MSSVTRLHLLSQSMLNVSCQKQKQYSSLPAESLAGRPMEFVGQPSPSGACNLLGVPGFISVDVDDDEGDIVIGIRPKSSPLPRRKSSLGDEDSEPVPPLCGSRRVSFADAKGLNLVQVKEFDIWDVPKLPEYVSPEGKDKDLEEYFISTHTFSLPFSLEELCAKVRDQKVELETIELLPGTTILKGVIRVLNISFDKAVYIRTSLDSWATHFDLLAEYIPGSSEGLMDCFSFKLTLVPPFGEQGARVDFCLRYETSVGTFWANNNNRNYVLVCHQRAKEEREKPSNETVKKKSCLKIVSQNFSTVEDISAMEVSLQENDKTDVSKHIEEVDTVKVKQISEGQSGTSEEDDLKTLAKSKRNSSRRSRRKAARMARVRDYFAQRNGGIDAESDESSAETDQTGPEEKRSDVETFSEGSSITQSSQLVLESLETSKNPLHDVLQNMSPAHDFNSNSQTEKSESINLADSSTLPRGESASDIVDNTLQSNDEPAPAECQNLEKWVTRPEESSQKENLYCECKNNAAPKAIQLNQRAAESSEGLVSQSNSFTFGTVVAPLYHQVFGRAGTENEISADHQDPVKAKPDVEDFTYTETTDITCIIQTQACAVVDKAQRNVDKTFESSNQECQDASVHFPSMEEETSLSGAQNVILVDAQTYQDSNKIQRCTNSFQEPKAGTELQPHTGEILDTDVLDPQMSTESADLQGEKQEDNLTLDFQPSVETEQTKPSEQTCKQMTTNFDELLEQIETQNYMTSLETSFMPLEPSQSESDHFSDEVKEQSSSTKAKDDHDFGQNKTKSITIIASEDDTALEALHALIPNCISDSYTKDTVHNFDSSLEMLGKDVTAPQTSPEIKKETEDVEEQNKEVKKSYAEETITPTETEVIDEKADSVILSGHQKHGDIIMELEDNLKEGITVPEKSENLNLGDFCSGDATEIKNWEMMVEEEEINIFIGEEESEEISLKAGDIEAVEEDHEEELEDEGVEVALEIQDGDIAEKRQEKMKEELMWEIVAAREKKNNAAVAFVENQRFVEEEIWGIVAGKDREEVEKGNIQASEMEKTPGEEAVSRKTVLQKEKHHGEIQEVDTKQTTVQEGQGEEETDLNDGDKASTEIETREENTDCNEDVLVSKTRDTESKSTKIDDGENEVVYFEEGLESTQKEVDGLSTLVNNVQEESAFEKENTHTNTHFQTEIYKQADLKRNEKATLDLPMAEVDEDESIAAEGGSCIFLDDPDINQRHHDASSESESDSDDEVELYMHCLKAVHAGEKAQKSRNKDAGFGIGKRPPVNRSKLLSKPMPSISESLDEDQNVSCLQENFVDIETEDFQPSIAALPEKSEQESINRKVSWWKETFSCSSIGKAFLYATLFLVFLVVAYHYDFLACFGLYLISLVWLWFQGERQPVKNRKRIG
- the ppp1r3ab gene encoding protein phosphatase 1 regulatory subunit 3A isoform X2 produces the protein MSSVTRLHLLSQSMLNVSCQKQKQYSSLPAESLAGRPMEFVGQPSPSGACNLLGVPGFISVDVDDDEGDIVIGIRPKSSPLPRRKSSLGDEDSEPVPPLCGSRRVSFADAKGLNLVQVKEFDIWDVPKLPEYVSPEGKDKDLEEYFISTHTFSLPFSLEELCAKVRDQKVELETIELLPGTTILKGVIRVLNISFDKAVYIRTSLDSWATHFDLLAEYIPGSSEGLMDCFSFKLTLVPPFGEQGARVDFCLRYETSVGTFWANNNNRNYVLVCHQRAKEEREKPSNETVKKKSCLKIVRTSPLWRTFQQWKCHFRKMTKQAKSKRNSSRRSRRKAARMARVRDYFAQRNGGIDAESDESSAETDQTGPEEKRSDVETFSEGSSITQSSQLVLESLETSKNPLHDVLQNMSPAHDFNSNSQTEKSESINLADSSTLPRGESASDIVDNTLQSNDEPAPAECQNLEKWVTRPEESSQKENLYCECKNNAAPKAIQLNQRAAESSEGLVSQSNSFTFGTVVAPLYHQVFGRAGTENEISADHQDPVKAKPDVEDFTYTETTDITCIIQTQACAVVDKAQRNVDKTFESSNQECQDASVHFPSMEEETSLSGAQNVILVDAQTYQDSNKIQRCTNSFQEPKAGTELQPHTGEILDTDVLDPQMSTESADLQGEKQEDNLTLDFQPSVETEQTKPSEQTCKQMTTNFDELLEQIETQNYMTSLETSFMPLEPSQSESDHFSDEVKEQSSSTKAKDDHDFGQNKTKSITIIASEDDTALEALHALIPNCISDSYTKDTVHNFDSSLEMLGKDVTAPQTSPEIKKETEDVEEQNKEVKKSYAEETITPTETEVIDEKADSVILSGHQKHGDIIMELEDNLKEGITVPEKSENLNLGDFCSGDATEIKNWEMMVEEEEINIFIGEEESEEISLKAGDIEAVEEDHEEELEDEGVEVALEIQDGDIAEKRQEKMKEELMWEIVAAREKKNNAAVAFVENQRFVEEEIWGIVAGKDREEVEKGNIQASEMEKTPGEEAVSRKTVLQKEKHHGEIQEVDTKQTTVQEGQGEEETDLNDGDKASTEIETREENTDCNEDVLVSKTRDTESKSTKIDDGENEVVYFEEGLESTQKEVDGLSTLVNNVQEESAFEKENTHTNTHFQTEIYKQADLKRNEKATLDLPMAEVDEDESIAAEGGSCIFLDDPDINQRHHDASSESESDSDDEVELYMHCLKAVHAGEKAQKSRNKDAGFGIGKRPPVNRSKLLSKPMPSISESLDEDQNVSCLQENFVDIETEDFQPSIAALPEKSEQESINRKVSWWKETFSCSSIGKAFLYATLFLVFLVVAYHYDFLACFGLYLISLVWLWFQGERQPVKNRKRIG